A genome region from Psychrilyobacter piezotolerans includes the following:
- a CDS encoding M48 family metallopeptidase yields MKKLVLLFSLIFIISCSNVPVTERNQLMLVNESDIIVSSEKQYEEFLKENPPLNNKNSELVKKVGKNISVAVELYFKEKGQEDLLEGYDWKFNLVDGKDINAWCMPGGKVAFYTGILPVTKDELGLAVVMGHEVAHAVARHGSERLSHQIAVQTGANLLNLGLSNVQTSISSDLALQAYGVGTNLGILSYSRKHELEADRLGLIFMAMAGYDPKEAIEFWKRMAKLSSDGGNEFLSTHPSHEHRIEDIGKYLPEAMTYYNK; encoded by the coding sequence ATGAAAAAATTAGTATTATTATTTAGTTTAATATTTATTATATCTTGCAGTAATGTACCAGTTACAGAAAGAAATCAATTAATGCTGGTGAATGAAAGTGACATCATTGTATCCAGTGAGAAGCAGTATGAGGAATTTTTAAAGGAAAATCCGCCTTTAAACAATAAAAATTCGGAATTAGTAAAAAAAGTTGGTAAAAATATCTCTGTGGCTGTAGAGTTATACTTTAAAGAAAAGGGGCAGGAGGACCTCCTTGAGGGATATGATTGGAAATTTAACCTGGTAGATGGAAAAGATATAAATGCCTGGTGTATGCCAGGAGGAAAGGTAGCTTTTTATACCGGGATTCTGCCTGTAACAAAAGATGAGCTGGGGTTAGCAGTAGTTATGGGGCATGAGGTGGCCCATGCAGTAGCCAGACACGGCTCTGAAAGATTGAGTCATCAAATAGCGGTACAAACAGGTGCTAATCTTCTAAATTTAGGTTTGTCCAATGTACAAACTTCTATTTCAAGTGATTTGGCACTCCAGGCTTATGGAGTAGGGACTAATCTGGGGATCTTAAGTTATTCCAGGAAGCATGAATTAGAGGCAGACAGATTAGGGTTGATTTTTATGGCTATGGCAGGATATGACCCTAAAGAAGCCATAGAATTTTGGAAAAGAATGGCAAAACTTAGCAGTGATGGAGGGAATGAATTTTTGAGCACCCATCCATCTCATGAGCATAGGATAGAGGATATAGGGAAATATCTTCCTGAAGCCATGACTTATTACAATAAATAA
- the zwf gene encoding glucose-6-phosphate dehydrogenase, with amino-acid sequence MDLEMKTLCEPDGIEVNTQPFVLIIFGGGGDLSQKKLLPSLYNLFKLNKLNNDSYILSYGKKERTQDQYRELVKTSIENSFQGEKVRIEDSFLEKFSYLSGDSEKLEEIDEINKYICNFEGIKKYQIIFYLATPPNLAKNILNLIQKLELCDKHFVKKIVMEKPFGVDTESAAKLNKNLNEIFKEEEIYRIDHYLGKETVQNILFFRFGNSIFEPLWNRSFIDHIQITAAENIGIESRGNFYEKAGVLKDIIQNHMMQLIALVAMEPPANFEADCIRDEKVKIFKSISNMTDEYMSENLVLGQYGTGKINGENVAGYRDEKNVNSDSNTGTFFSGKFHVDNWRWAGVPFYVRAGKRLNQKLTEIVITFKIPPLKLFGNACRDMLANELVFSIQPEEKISLSINMKYPGMENYPHPVEMNFNYSKLDTISLTAYERLLVDCIKGDLTLFSRQDGIEEMWRVLDPIVAYFNKINFKFPNYSAGSWGPEKSKLLLEKDDRKWRI; translated from the coding sequence ATGGATTTAGAGATGAAAACATTATGTGAACCAGATGGTATTGAGGTAAATACCCAGCCCTTTGTTTTAATTATCTTTGGAGGAGGAGGAGATCTAAGCCAGAAAAAACTATTGCCATCCCTCTATAACCTCTTTAAGTTAAATAAATTAAATAATGACTCCTATATTCTCTCCTACGGTAAGAAGGAGAGAACACAGGATCAGTATAGGGAACTGGTAAAAACTTCCATTGAGAACAGTTTTCAAGGGGAAAAAGTTAGGATCGAGGATAGTTTTTTAGAAAAATTTAGTTATCTCAGTGGAGATTCTGAAAAGTTAGAGGAGATCGATGAGATAAATAAATACATTTGTAACTTTGAGGGTATCAAAAAATATCAAATAATATTTTATCTGGCAACTCCTCCAAATTTAGCAAAGAACATCTTAAACCTAATTCAAAAATTAGAACTGTGTGATAAACATTTTGTAAAGAAGATTGTCATGGAGAAACCTTTTGGGGTAGATACAGAATCTGCGGCAAAGCTAAATAAAAATCTCAATGAAATATTTAAAGAGGAAGAAATATACAGGATAGATCACTATCTGGGGAAGGAAACCGTTCAAAATATCTTATTTTTCAGATTTGGAAACAGTATCTTTGAACCTCTATGGAATAGAAGTTTTATAGATCATATTCAAATTACAGCAGCGGAAAATATTGGGATAGAATCTCGTGGAAATTTTTATGAAAAAGCCGGTGTATTAAAAGACATCATCCAAAACCATATGATGCAGCTTATAGCTCTGGTAGCTATGGAACCTCCGGCTAACTTTGAGGCTGACTGTATAAGGGATGAAAAAGTAAAGATATTTAAAAGTATTTCTAATATGACCGATGAATATATGTCAGAAAACTTGGTTTTAGGCCAGTATGGAACCGGTAAAATAAACGGTGAAAATGTTGCGGGATATCGAGATGAAAAAAATGTGAACAGTGATTCAAATACCGGGACTTTTTTCTCCGGTAAATTTCATGTGGATAACTGGCGGTGGGCAGGAGTTCCATTTTATGTAAGGGCAGGAAAAAGATTGAATCAAAAATTAACTGAAATAGTTATAACTTTTAAAATACCACCATTAAAATTATTTGGGAATGCCTGCAGAGATATGCTGGCCAACGAGCTTGTTTTTTCTATCCAGCCTGAAGAAAAGATATCCCTATCAATAAACATGAAATATCCAGGAATGGAAAACTATCCCCATCCAGTAGAGATGAACTTCAATTATTCTAAATTAGACACCATATCTCTTACTGCCTATGAAAGGCTGCTGGTTGACTGCATAAAAGGAGATTTAACATTATTTTCAAGGCAGGATGGTATAGAAGAGATGTGGAGAGTATTGGATCCTATAGTAGCTTATTTCAATAAAATAAATTTTAAATTCCCAAATTATTCTGCTGGATCTTGGGGACCTGAAAAAAGTAAATTACTACTTGAAAAAGATGATCGGAAGTGGAGAATATGA
- a CDS encoding cobyrinate a,c-diamide synthase: protein MKKILIAGTSSGAGKTTISTAIMGALEGVSPFKAGPDYIDPKFHEFVTKNPSNNLDLFMMGEDAVKYIFSKNTKNISIVEGVMGLYDGLNHELDNYSSAHLSRILDIPVILVVSGKGSSTSIAATVLGFKNLDPRVKIRGVILNNVGSEGLYNLLKEGIERYTKIPCVGYFPKDDRVSIGERHLGLQQASEIEDLNEKIEILKDMARKYIDLDKILEIAEDGNEAVELKNPAEYLKDRFKGKRVGVAKDRAFSFYYSENLKLMEYTGMEIVEFSPVNDFHLPPNLDYIYLGGGYPEIFAKKLYGNSSMMEDIRKASKEIPVYAECGGFMYLTKGIEQLDGNFDHMCGLLDIKVEMKPRLNIGRFGYVDYESKDGIIGRCHEFHYSDIYDIDEENLYFELKKKNGRRWSCGYEKDKIIAGYPHIHFYGNLDLFVNLFDR from the coding sequence ATGAAAAAAATACTTATTGCAGGGACATCCAGCGGAGCAGGAAAAACAACAATTAGTACAGCTATAATGGGTGCTTTAGAAGGGGTATCACCATTTAAGGCAGGGCCCGATTATATCGATCCAAAGTTTCATGAATTTGTAACTAAAAATCCGTCCAACAACTTGGATCTTTTTATGATGGGTGAGGATGCAGTAAAATATATATTCTCTAAAAATACTAAAAATATCAGTATAGTAGAGGGGGTTATGGGCCTCTATGACGGATTGAACCATGAACTGGATAACTACAGCAGTGCTCATCTGTCCCGTATTCTGGATATTCCTGTAATACTGGTAGTCAGTGGAAAGGGTAGTTCCACAAGTATAGCAGCTACAGTGCTGGGATTTAAAAATTTAGACCCCAGGGTAAAGATAAGAGGGGTTATATTAAATAATGTCGGAAGTGAAGGATTATATAACCTTTTGAAAGAAGGGATAGAGAGATACACCAAAATCCCGTGTGTGGGATATTTCCCGAAGGATGACAGGGTATCTATAGGTGAGCGTCATCTTGGGCTGCAGCAGGCCAGTGAAATAGAGGATTTAAATGAAAAGATCGAGATATTAAAGGATATGGCAAGAAAATATATAGATTTAGATAAGATATTAGAGATTGCAGAGGATGGAAATGAGGCGGTTGAACTTAAAAATCCAGCGGAATATCTGAAAGACAGGTTTAAAGGGAAGAGGGTAGGAGTAGCAAAGGACAGGGCATTTTCATTTTACTATTCCGAAAACTTAAAACTTATGGAATATACAGGGATGGAGATAGTGGAATTTTCTCCTGTAAATGATTTTCATCTGCCTCCTAATCTGGATTATATATATTTAGGAGGAGGATACCCGGAGATATTTGCTAAAAAATTATACGGGAATAGCTCTATGATGGAAGATATAAGAAAAGCTTCCAAGGAGATCCCTGTCTATGCTGAGTGTGGGGGGTTCATGTACCTTACAAAGGGGATAGAGCAGCTGGATGGGAATTTTGATCATATGTGCGGACTGTTAGATATAAAGGTAGAGATGAAACCGCGGCTTAATATCGGAAGGTTTGGATATGTGGACTACGAGAGTAAAGATGGAATAATCGGCAGATGCCATGAATTTCATTATTCGGATATCTATGATATAGATGAGGAAAACCTATATTTTGAACTGAAGAAAAAAAATGGAAGAAGATGGTCGTGCGGCTATGAGAAGGATAAGATTATCGCAGGATATCCCCACATCCATTTCTATGGAAATTTAGATCTGTTTGTGAACTTATTTGATAGATGA
- a CDS encoding DMT family transporter codes for MEERKTKIGGLAIVLAATLWGLDGIVLTPRLYNLDTKFVVFMLHLLPFIGMNFIFYKEYRVLKKFTKYDYIFMTLVALFGGVIGTLSIVKALFLLNFQHLTIVTLLQKLQPVFAIVLARFILKEKIARKFVVWAVLALFAGYFLTFEFSNPFSVDHQNMLEASMYAIVAAFAFGSSTVFGKRMVSTITHKQTLFFRYGLTTLILAVVNVLSDNLVEFSKITTLNWQIFIIIGLTSGSGAAFIYYYGLRHVKANVATICELSFPISSILFDYLFNGSVLSPFQWVSMSVMVFSIIKITKLKVN; via the coding sequence ATGGAAGAAAGAAAGACTAAAATAGGCGGGCTGGCAATAGTTTTAGCTGCTACTTTATGGGGGTTAGATGGGATAGTTCTTACACCACGCCTGTATAATCTTGATACGAAATTTGTGGTGTTTATGCTTCATCTGCTGCCCTTTATAGGGATGAACTTTATATTTTATAAGGAGTATAGAGTTTTAAAAAAGTTTACTAAGTATGACTATATATTTATGACTTTAGTAGCACTCTTTGGAGGAGTAATAGGGACATTGTCCATAGTAAAAGCACTGTTTTTATTGAATTTTCAGCATCTAACAATAGTAACACTCCTGCAGAAATTACAGCCGGTATTTGCAATTGTTTTAGCCAGGTTTATTCTCAAAGAGAAGATAGCAAGAAAATTTGTTGTATGGGCTGTATTAGCTTTATTTGCCGGCTATTTTTTAACTTTTGAATTTAGTAATCCGTTTTCTGTTGACCATCAGAATATGCTGGAAGCATCAATGTATGCCATAGTTGCAGCATTTGCATTTGGAAGTTCCACTGTCTTCGGGAAAAGAATGGTGTCTACAATTACACATAAACAGACGCTGTTTTTTAGATATGGACTCACAACACTGATTCTTGCAGTTGTAAATGTTTTAAGCGATAATTTAGTTGAGTTTTCAAAAATAACCACTCTTAACTGGCAGATCTTTATAATAATTGGATTAACCAGCGGAAGTGGAGCAGCATTTATATATTATTACGGACTGCGGCATGTAAAAGCAAATGTAGCTACCATTTGTGAACTTTCATTTCCCATCTCAAGTATCTTATTCGACTACCTCTTCAACGGAAGTGTCTTATCCCCGTTTCAATGGGTAAGTATGAGTGTTATGGTTTTTTCCATAATTAAAATAACCAAGTTAAAAGTAAACTAA
- a CDS encoding leucyl aminopeptidase, translating to MNIKLVKDFNKIYDAYVMPKFEGEVKVYDKLTIEERIILEKLIEKKEFTGKKNTSISCELMHKGKLVNITYIGLGKREKLKTYDVIDAFHKALKDLDGEILIGTHGVEVTQVVEAAHYAKYDFNKYKTDKKEKKECSFDIFVEEDTTDICEGTVLAESVILTRDLVNEPANVIFPESLAHEVKVLGEKYEFEVEIFDEDKILELKMEAFLSVARAAEKRPKFIIMRHLGDPSNPTEIHGLVGKGLTYDTGGLSLKPSAGMANMKTDMGGAATVIGAMCALSRMKVKKNIVTVIAACENSIGGNAYRPGDIIGSMGGKTIEVDNTDAEGRLTLIDAVHYIINHENVKEVIDVATLTGAVLVALGMTTTGVLANNDEMYKHLEEASEIAGERVWRLPNFPEYKELYKSKIADLKNTGGRFGGSITAGMFIEEFVGETPWMHLDIAGTSSTDAPYGYYTHGGTGQIVRTLYNYYLKK from the coding sequence ATGAATATTAAATTAGTAAAGGATTTTAATAAGATCTATGATGCGTATGTTATGCCAAAATTTGAAGGGGAAGTAAAGGTCTATGATAAATTAACAATCGAAGAAAGGATAATTTTAGAAAAATTGATTGAGAAAAAAGAATTTACAGGTAAAAAGAATACATCTATTAGCTGTGAATTGATGCATAAGGGAAAATTAGTTAACATAACTTATATAGGTCTTGGGAAAAGAGAAAAATTAAAGACCTATGATGTTATAGATGCCTTCCATAAGGCTCTCAAAGATCTGGATGGAGAAATCTTAATAGGAACTCATGGTGTAGAAGTTACCCAGGTAGTAGAAGCTGCCCACTATGCTAAATATGATTTCAATAAATATAAAACAGATAAAAAAGAGAAGAAAGAGTGCAGTTTTGATATTTTTGTAGAGGAAGATACAACGGATATCTGTGAGGGAACTGTTTTAGCGGAATCTGTAATTTTAACCAGAGACCTGGTAAATGAGCCTGCAAATGTTATTTTCCCTGAAAGTTTAGCTCACGAGGTTAAAGTATTAGGGGAAAAGTATGAGTTTGAAGTAGAAATATTTGATGAAGATAAGATATTAGAATTAAAGATGGAAGCATTTTTATCGGTAGCCAGGGCTGCTGAGAAAAGACCTAAGTTTATAATTATGAGACATCTGGGAGATCCATCTAATCCTACAGAGATCCATGGATTAGTAGGAAAAGGTTTGACATATGATACAGGTGGATTATCATTAAAGCCCAGTGCAGGAATGGCTAATATGAAAACAGATATGGGGGGAGCTGCCACTGTAATAGGAGCTATGTGCGCTCTTTCCAGGATGAAAGTAAAGAAAAATATAGTAACTGTAATCGCTGCGTGTGAAAATTCAATTGGTGGAAATGCTTATAGACCTGGAGATATTATTGGGTCTATGGGGGGAAAAACTATAGAAGTTGATAACACAGACGCTGAAGGAAGATTGACTCTTATCGATGCTGTGCACTATATCATCAATCATGAAAACGTAAAGGAAGTAATAGATGTAGCTACCCTTACAGGAGCGGTACTGGTGGCTCTGGGAATGACTACAACAGGTGTACTGGCAAATAACGATGAGATGTATAAACACTTAGAGGAAGCATCTGAAATAGCAGGTGAAAGAGTTTGGAGATTACCTAACTTCCCTGAATACAAGGAACTTTATAAATCTAAGATAGCAGACCTTAAAAATACAGGGGGAAGATTTGGCGGAAGTATCACAGCAGGAATGTTTATAGAGGAATTTGTAGGGGAGACTCCTTGGATGCACCTTGATATTGCAGGGACATCATCTACAGATGCACCATATGGTTATTATACCCACGGTGGAACCGGACAAATAGTAAGAACTCTTTATAATTATTATTTAAAGAAGTAA
- a CDS encoding metallophosphoesterase family protein, with the protein MEKIAIISDIHGNLPALSAVLEDIKNRGIERIFCLGDLIGKGPSSASVVDTVRENCEWVVKGNWDYYVTKEHISKELKWHQNKLGKERLEYMKNLPLYLEFYISGKLVRLFHASPKDLFHRTYITNTLDEKMKLFESPSDLKKPSDIVGYGDIHGAFIDNFKGKSLFNVGSVGNPLEIPQASYAIIEGHYQSEISSPILTSLVRVPYDVEKSIADASATDMPKKTEYIKELKTARYQRHKEEGQWTEID; encoded by the coding sequence ATGGAAAAAATAGCCATTATTTCAGATATCCATGGAAATCTTCCCGCTCTTTCAGCGGTACTGGAAGATATAAAAAATAGGGGAATAGAAAGAATATTTTGTTTAGGAGATCTTATAGGTAAAGGCCCCAGTTCGGCAAGTGTAGTTGATACTGTTAGAGAAAATTGTGAATGGGTAGTCAAAGGAAACTGGGATTATTATGTTACTAAAGAACATATTTCTAAGGAGTTAAAATGGCATCAAAATAAATTAGGAAAAGAAAGGCTGGAGTATATGAAAAATCTTCCTCTGTATTTAGAATTTTATATCAGTGGTAAATTAGTAAGATTATTCCATGCCTCACCCAAAGATCTTTTTCATAGAACATATATTACCAATACTTTGGATGAAAAAATGAAATTATTTGAATCTCCCAGTGATTTAAAAAAACCTTCGGATATAGTGGGATATGGAGATATTCATGGAGCTTTTATAGATAACTTTAAAGGGAAAAGTTTATTTAATGTAGGTAGTGTAGGAAATCCATTGGAGATTCCTCAAGCATCTTATGCTATAATAGAAGGGCATTATCAGTCGGAGATATCATCACCTATACTGACATCCTTAGTGAGAGTTCCCTATGATGTAGAAAAATCTATAGCTGATGCAAGTGCTACAGATATGCCTAAAAAAACAGAATATATAAAAGAACTAAAGACAGCCAGATATCAACGGCATAAGGAGGAAGGACAGTGGACAGAGATCGATTAA
- a CDS encoding precorrin-2 dehydrogenase/sirohydrochlorin ferrochelatase family protein has product MKKYFPIFVDLEKKDILVVGGGKIAYRKVKTLLSYGARIEVITPEIRDEKFYELVEEKSIKLTPRKFRNSDIHGRFLVVGATDNKELNKEIYELGDSENTLVNNITTKEDLNARFCAVHRGEDFQVAISTDEGNPKRALELKKAVEEKINSN; this is encoded by the coding sequence ATGAAAAAATATTTTCCAATCTTTGTAGATTTAGAAAAAAAAGATATCCTGGTAGTAGGTGGGGGAAAGATAGCCTATAGAAAGGTAAAAACCCTCCTTAGCTACGGAGCCCGAATAGAGGTTATCACACCAGAGATCAGGGATGAAAAGTTTTATGAATTGGTAGAAGAAAAAAGTATTAAATTAACTCCTAGAAAATTCAGGAACAGCGATATCCATGGGAGATTTTTAGTCGTAGGGGCTACAGACAATAAAGAATTGAATAAGGAAATCTATGAATTAGGAGACTCAGAGAATACCTTAGTCAATAATATAACAACTAAGGAAGATCTCAATGCAAGATTTTGTGCTGTTCATAGAGGGGAAGATTTCCAGGTAGCTATTTCAACAGATGAAGGAAACCCTAAAAGAGCATTGGAACTGAAAAAAGCTGTGGAGGAAAAAATTAATAGTAATTAA
- the pgl gene encoding 6-phosphogluconolactonase: MMPIKIFESERSMAIGAIDIIKSELQKKEKLSIAFSGGKTPVRFFQLLAAEDINWKNINIFLVDERWVPLDHLDSNYCLINMFLLKHITIPNENIHHIDYSPSIERSRKEYEDELLKYFKGNIIFDLIFLGVGNDGHTASIFEENEAGLLEDVIVTSSRSHPYRRISLGMNVINMAERKIFLLGPEKISIIESTISKNLPVSKVVDPEFLSYIK; the protein is encoded by the coding sequence ATGATGCCTATAAAAATATTTGAATCTGAGAGATCCATGGCTATAGGCGCTATAGATATAATTAAGTCTGAATTACAGAAAAAAGAAAAGTTATCCATAGCTTTTTCCGGTGGGAAAACTCCCGTCAGATTCTTTCAATTGCTGGCTGCAGAAGATATAAACTGGAAAAATATAAATATTTTTTTAGTGGATGAACGGTGGGTGCCATTAGATCATCTGGATAGTAACTATTGTCTAATTAATATGTTTTTGTTAAAACATATTACTATTCCCAATGAAAATATCCACCATATAGATTACTCCCCATCTATAGAGAGATCCAGGAAAGAGTACGAAGATGAGCTTTTAAAATATTTTAAAGGGAATATCATATTTGATCTAATATTTTTAGGAGTGGGAAATGATGGACATACTGCATCTATCTTTGAGGAAAATGAAGCCGGTTTACTAGAGGATGTTATTGTGACATCTAGCAGGAGTCACCCATATAGGAGGATCTCCCTGGGGATGAATGTAATTAATATGGCTGAAAGAAAAATATTTTTATTGGGGCCTGAAAAAATATCCATTATAGAGTCGACTATTTCTAAAAACCTGCCTGTATCTAAGGTAGTAGATCCAGAATTTTTATCTTATATAAAATAA
- a CDS encoding DUF2628 domain-containing protein — translation MDRDRLISAYIGEKESLEKTKKTLDWYKDSFEKGDLSGGFSWKWSWWAFIGNWLYLLYRKCYLEGISYFLLVHMLGGLASKYMPNLAEMIGGASLFIGLLSGGLLHNLVYRRYLKSKTIIESRPVSSEETVKEMKSIGGTDKRAVIVGIVVYFALNTILSL, via the coding sequence GTGGACAGAGATCGATTAATAAGTGCCTATATTGGCGAGAAAGAAAGTTTGGAAAAAACGAAAAAAACTTTAGATTGGTATAAGGATTCATTTGAAAAGGGGGATCTTTCAGGAGGATTTTCATGGAAATGGTCCTGGTGGGCATTTATAGGGAATTGGCTGTATTTACTGTATAGAAAATGCTATCTTGAGGGGATATCTTATTTTTTATTGGTTCATATGCTGGGAGGTCTCGCAAGTAAATATATGCCAAATCTAGCTGAAATGATAGGAGGAGCATCACTGTTTATCGGATTACTTTCAGGAGGGCTGCTTCATAATCTTGTATACAGGAGATACTTAAAATCAAAAACTATTATAGAAAGCAGGCCTGTTTCTAGTGAAGAGACGGTAAAAGAAATGAAGTCCATCGGAGGAACAGACAAGAGAGCTGTGATAGTTGGAATTGTCGTTTATTTTGCTTTAAATACAATATTGAGTCTGTGA